Proteins encoded together in one Coffea arabica cultivar ET-39 chromosome 2c, Coffea Arabica ET-39 HiFi, whole genome shotgun sequence window:
- the LOC113725952 gene encoding helicase-like transcription factor CHR28 isoform X1: MLMADDRSNLWSSEDYSLEADDLRDDLTIDIGTILDILNENPDSSEGKIEDLSFNDASEGLPNNEGALLPRDHLSGPTSFSPSSDIRNGISDASSDYTEKSGVSDGSKRESRLQLGSPVHSSSGSLTDWIPFQGHGHGNFCLDKDIVSRNASSNSLQDCRETHQELRNCSETFSFPAGYFSNHVADNREVSNVDQRNHELELQLACSEGVDCDDDSYETPSNKKNMLEVSVASSMDEFSGSSMYNGRLAGYGDQYSNAPVFVNLVDPSFSAFSNEFSPCDFGFNLLPNNDNKMIGMMKEKVEHLTQDTSSNCVMSNQVQKLDDADWEVLAPGDLAGKGLSAASVGVNYASLGDGGSFSRLSNEFFMKQENDAKLNRLIASEVIAFQHGIDITSMKSPADTFGVSFGQGRKPSESGYWMSNSSENHEFSVEDERNLIHESKRPRLGLDEYDGTASGNPSSVFHDQYLDLLNSEPSGVPVSSTIKHQFLHANVTKESWPSLSGQEVRSDSSVQTCSTDDDEDVCILEDISGPARPYFSAFNGKSFFVPKSTVICNSFNSVGLGHKKANGERFVFRAALEDLCQPKSEDAPPEGLLAVPLLKHQRIALSWMVKKENDAVRCSGGFLADDQGLGKTVSTIALILKERSPSSTKSNGKESEAETLNLDDDDDDDDDPGSDGGKPNEGVESCQVSGSFCGQKMAAVHAKRRPAAGTLIVCPTSVLRQWSEELQNKVSSKANVSVLVYHGSNRTRDPYELANYDVVLTTYSIVSMEVPKQPLVDEEEDETKSLTELSSSKKRKYPPSASKKSSKSKDNLNGESLCNRPLAAVGWFRVVLDEAQCIKNHRTQVARACWGLRAKRRWCLSGTPMQNAIDDLYSYFRFLKYDPYWIYKEFCSGIKAPINDNPSNGYKKLQAVLRTIMLRRTKGTILDGEPIINLPPKTIKLCKVDFTQQERDFYCRLEADSRAQFAEYAAAGTVKQNYVNILLMLLRLRQACDHPLLVKGFASGSNSISSLDMAKKLPHEKQIHLLNCFETSLAICGLCSDPPEDAVITSCGHVFCNQCICEHLSGDDTLCPTAKCKAHLNRSSVFSVATLRCSLSDRTTLESNSNCSFDCAYDSSKIKAAIEVLQSVTKRQNFSQVSSSSSVEEGISSVENTSSVHSGGLHGKTCSKEEIKGMAESSCGSVTVVGEKAIVFSQWTRMLDLLEGCLKDCSIQYRRLDGTMSVVARDKAVKDFNTLPEVSVMIMSLKAASLGLNMVAACHVLLLDLWWNPTTEDQAIDRAHRIGQTRPVTVFRLTVKDTVEDRILALQQKKREMVANAFGEDETGGQATRLTLQDLEYLFRAKG; this comes from the exons ATGTTGATGGCAGACGACAGATCGAACCTTTGGTCCTCAGAGGATTATTCGCTGGAAGCTGATGATCTTCGAGACGATCTTACAATTGATATTGGGACGATCTTGGATATATTGAATGAGAATCCCGATTCTTCTGAG GGAAAGATAGAAGACTTGTCATTCAATGATGCGTCAGAAG GGTTACCAAATAATGAAGGAGCCCTCTTACCTAGGGATCACTTATCAGGTCCTACATCTTTCTCCCCTTCATCTGATATACGGAATGGGATTTCGGATGCCTCCTCTGATTATACTGAGAAATCAGGTGTTTCTGATGGTTCAAAGCGTGAGTCGAGATTGCAGCTTGGCTCTCCAGTACATAGTTCCTCTGGGAGTTTGACTGATTGGATACCATTTCAGGGCCATGGCCACGGCAATTTCTGCCTGGATAAGGATATTGTTTCACGTAATGCTTCGTCAAATAGTCTTCAAGATTGTAGAGAAACACATCAGGAGTTACGCAATTGTAGTGAGACATTCAGTTTTCCTGCTGGGTACTTCAGTAATCATGTTGCTGATAATAGAGAGGTTTCTAATGTTGATCAGCGGAATCATGAGCTTGAATTACAGCTTGCATGTTCGGAAGGAGTTGACTGTGATGATG ATTCTTATGAAACCCCATCAAACAAAAAGAATATGTTGGAGGTATCAGTGGCATCCAGTATGGATGAATTTTCTGGGAGCAGTATGTATAATGGTAGATTGGCAGGATATGGTGACCAATATTCAAACGCTCCGGTTTTTGTCAATCTGGTTGATCCGTCATTTTCTGCCTTTTCAAATGAGTTTAGTCCATGTGATTTTGGTTTCAATTTGTTACCGAACAATGATAATAAGATGATTGGCATGATGAAGGAAAAAGTTGAGCATTTGACTCAGGACACAAGCTCAAATTGTGTGATGTCCAATCAAGTGCAGAAGTTGGATGATGCAGACTGGGAGGTTCTTGCACCTGGGGATCTGGCTGGCAAGGGACTTAGTGCTGCAAGTGTGGGTGTAAACTATGCTTCTTTAGGCGATGGGGGTTCATTTTCTAGATTGAGTAATGAGTTCTTCATGAAGCAAGAGAATGATGCAAAACTGAACCGGCTAATTGCTTCTGAGGTCATTGCATTCCAGCATGGCATTGATATAACCAGTATGAAGTCTCCTGCTGACACTTTTGGGGTGTCTTTTGGTCAAGGGCGAAAGCCATCTGAGTCAGGTTATTGGATGTCTAACTCAAGTGAGAACCATGAATTTTCCGTAGAAGATGAAAGAAATTTAATCCATGAATCTAAAAGGCCCAGGCTGGGTCTTGATGAGTATGATGGGACTGCATCTGGAAATCCCAGTTCAGTTTTTCATGATCAATATCTGGATCTACTGAACTCAGAGCCATCAGGTGTGCCAGTATCCAGTACAATTAAGCATCAATTTCTTCATGCAAATGTAACGAAAGAGAGTTGGCCCAGTTTAAGTGGCCAAGAGGTTCGCAGTGATTCTTCGGTTCAAACATGCAGcactgatgatgatgaagatgtaTGTATTTTGGAGGATATTAGTGGACCGGCACGGCCATATTTCTCTGCTTTTAATGGGAAGTCATTTTTTGTTCCAAAGAGTACTGTGATTTGTAATTCCTTTAATTCTGTTGGACTGGGACACAAGAAGGCAAATGGTGAGCGCTTTGTATTTCGAGCTGCGTTGGAG GATCTTTGTCAGCCGAAATCAGAAGATGCTCCACCTGAGGGCCTTTTGGCAGTTCCCCTTTTAAAACATCAG CGTATTGCTTTATCGTGGATGGTTAAGAAGGAGAATGATGCTGTACGCTGTTCTGGTGGTTTTCTTGCTGATGATCAG GGACTTGGGAAAACAGTTTCAACAATTGCACTTATACTAAAAGAGAGGTCTCCATCTTCTACAAAATCTAATGGGAAAGAAAGTGAGGCAGAGACATTAAAtttggatgatgatgatgatgatgatgatgatcctGGGTCTGATGGTGGGAAACCAAACGAAGGTGTTGAGTCTTGTCAAGTGAGTGGAAGTTTTTGTGGGCAAAAGATGGCTGCTGTTCATGCAAAACGTAGACCAGCTGCTGGAACCCTCATAGTATGTCCAACAAGTGTCCTTCGTCAGTGGTCCGAGGAACTCCAAAACAAGGTCAGCAGTAAAGCTAACGTATCTGTTCTGGTCTATCATGGAAGTAATCGAACAAGAGATCCTTATGAACTGGCCAACTATGATGTTGTGCTAACAACCTATTCAATAGTAAGCATGGAGGTGCCAAAACAACCCCTGGTGGATGAAGAAGAGGATGAGACAAAGTCACTGACAGAGCTGTCATCTAGTAAAAAAAGGAAGTATCCTCCAAGTGCTAGtaaaaaatcatctaaatcCAAGGACAATTTGAATGGTGAATCGCTGTGTAATCGTCCGCTTGCTGCTGTGGGCTGGTTTAGAGTTGTATTAGATGAGGCTCAGTGCATTAAGAATCATAGGACTCAAGTTGCTAGGGCTTGTTGGGGTCTGCGTGCTAAGCGTAGGTGGTGCTTGTCAGGAACACCTATGCAGAATGCAATTGATGATCTTTATAGTTACTTCAGATTTCTGAAGTATGACCCATATTGGATTTACAAAGAATTTTGCTCTGGAATAAAGGCCCCGATTAATGACAATCCATCAAATGGGTACAAAAAGTTGCAGGCTGTGCTCAGGACCATCATGCTACGTCGCACCAAAG GTACTATTCTTGATGGAGAACCAATCATCAACCTTCCACCCAAAACAATTAAACTGTGTAAAGTGGATTTCACGCAGCAGGAGCGAGATTTTTACTGCAGACTTGAGGCTGATTCACGTGCTCAGTTCGCA GAGTATGCAGCTGCTGGGACTGTAAAGCAGAATTATGTTAACATATTGTTGATGCTTTTGCGACTTCGACAAGCCTGTGACCATCCTCTTCTTGTTAAGGGATTCGCTTCTGGTTCAAACTCAATATCCTCTCTTGATATGGCCAAGAAATTACCACATGAGAAGCAAATTCATCTTCTGAATTGTTTTGAAACTTCCTTAGCAATTTGTGGTCTATGCAGC GATCCCCCTGAAGATGCTGTTATAACTAGCTGTGGACACGTTTTCTGCAATCAGTGCATATGTGAGCATCTAAGTGGTGATGACACCCTTTGCCCAACTGCAAAGTGCAAAGCTCATCTTAACAGATCTTCTGTATTTTCTGTAGCAACACTAAGATGTTCTCTATCTGATCGGACTACTTTGGAAAGCAATTCTAATTGCTCTTTTGATTGCGCGTATGATTCTTCAAAAATTAAGGCTGCTATTGAGGTCCTGCAGTCAGTGACTAAAAGACAGAATTTTTCACAAGTTAGTTCCTCAAGTTCTGTTGAGGAAGGAATTTCTAGTGTAGAGAATACGTCAAGTGTTCATTCAGGAGGATTGCATGGGAAAACATGTAGTAAAGAAGAAATAAAGGGCATGGCTGAATCTTCTTGTGGTTCAGTTACAGTAGTGGGGGAAAAAGCAATTGTGTTCTCCCAGTGGACGAGAATGCTTGATTTACTTGAAGGTTGTCTGAAGGATTGTTCCATTCAGTATAGGAGACTTGATGGAACAATGTCCGTTGTTGCCAGAGATAAAGCTGTGAAAGATTTTAATACTCTTCCTGAG GTCTCTGTAATGATTATGTCTTTGAAAGCTGCAAGTCTTGGACTGAACATGGTAGCAGCATGCCATGTTCTTCTTCTGGACCTTTGGTGGAATCCAACAACTGAGGATCAAGCGATTGACCGTGCTCATAGAATTGGGCAGACCCGTCCTGTTACAGTTTTCCGTTTGACTGTGAAAGATACAGTTGAAGACCGCATTTTGGCCCTTCAG caaaaaaagagagagatggTTGCCAATGCATTTGGAGAGGATGAGACTGGTGGCCAAGCGACTCGACTTACTCTGCAGGACTTGGAATACCTGTTTAGAGCGAAAGGCTGA
- the LOC113725952 gene encoding helicase-like transcription factor CHR28 isoform X3, producing the protein MLMADDRSNLWSSEDYSLEADDLRDDLTIDIGTILDILNENPDSSEGKIEDLSFNDASEGLPNNEGALLPRDHLSGVSDGSKRESRLQLGSPVHSSSGSLTDWIPFQGHGHGNFCLDKDIVSRNASSNSLQDCRETHQELRNCSETFSFPAGYFSNHVADNREVSNVDQRNHELELQLACSEGVDCDDDSYETPSNKKNMLEVSVASSMDEFSGSSMYNGRLAGYGDQYSNAPVFVNLVDPSFSAFSNEFSPCDFGFNLLPNNDNKMIGMMKEKVEHLTQDTSSNCVMSNQVQKLDDADWEVLAPGDLAGKGLSAASVGVNYASLGDGGSFSRLSNEFFMKQENDAKLNRLIASEVIAFQHGIDITSMKSPADTFGVSFGQGRKPSESGYWMSNSSENHEFSVEDERNLIHESKRPRLGLDEYDGTASGNPSSVFHDQYLDLLNSEPSGVPVSSTIKHQFLHANVTKESWPSLSGQEVRSDSSVQTCSTDDDEDVCILEDISGPARPYFSAFNGKSFFVPKSTVICNSFNSVGLGHKKANGERFVFRAALEDLCQPKSEDAPPEGLLAVPLLKHQRIALSWMVKKENDAVRCSGGFLADDQGLGKTVSTIALILKERSPSSTKSNGKESEAETLNLDDDDDDDDDPGSDGGKPNEGVESCQVSGSFCGQKMAAVHAKRRPAAGTLIVCPTSVLRQWSEELQNKVSSKANVSVLVYHGSNRTRDPYELANYDVVLTTYSIVSMEVPKQPLVDEEEDETKSLTELSSSKKRKYPPSASKKSSKSKDNLNGESLCNRPLAAVGWFRVVLDEAQCIKNHRTQVARACWGLRAKRRWCLSGTPMQNAIDDLYSYFRFLKYDPYWIYKEFCSGIKAPINDNPSNGYKKLQAVLRTIMLRRTKGTILDGEPIINLPPKTIKLCKVDFTQQERDFYCRLEADSRAQFAEYAAAGTVKQNYVNILLMLLRLRQACDHPLLVKGFASGSNSISSLDMAKKLPHEKQIHLLNCFETSLAICGLCSDPPEDAVITSCGHVFCNQCICEHLSGDDTLCPTAKCKAHLNRSSVFSVATLRCSLSDRTTLESNSNCSFDCAYDSSKIKAAIEVLQSVTKRQNFSQVSSSSSVEEGISSVENTSSVHSGGLHGKTCSKEEIKGMAESSCGSVTVVGEKAIVFSQWTRMLDLLEGCLKDCSIQYRRLDGTMSVVARDKAVKDFNTLPEVSVMIMSLKAASLGLNMVAACHVLLLDLWWNPTTEDQAIDRAHRIGQTRPVTVFRLTVKDTVEDRILALQQKKREMVANAFGEDETGGQATRLTLQDLEYLFRAKG; encoded by the exons ATGTTGATGGCAGACGACAGATCGAACCTTTGGTCCTCAGAGGATTATTCGCTGGAAGCTGATGATCTTCGAGACGATCTTACAATTGATATTGGGACGATCTTGGATATATTGAATGAGAATCCCGATTCTTCTGAG GGAAAGATAGAAGACTTGTCATTCAATGATGCGTCAGAAG GGTTACCAAATAATGAAGGAGCCCTCTTACCTAGGGATCACTTATCAG GTGTTTCTGATGGTTCAAAGCGTGAGTCGAGATTGCAGCTTGGCTCTCCAGTACATAGTTCCTCTGGGAGTTTGACTGATTGGATACCATTTCAGGGCCATGGCCACGGCAATTTCTGCCTGGATAAGGATATTGTTTCACGTAATGCTTCGTCAAATAGTCTTCAAGATTGTAGAGAAACACATCAGGAGTTACGCAATTGTAGTGAGACATTCAGTTTTCCTGCTGGGTACTTCAGTAATCATGTTGCTGATAATAGAGAGGTTTCTAATGTTGATCAGCGGAATCATGAGCTTGAATTACAGCTTGCATGTTCGGAAGGAGTTGACTGTGATGATG ATTCTTATGAAACCCCATCAAACAAAAAGAATATGTTGGAGGTATCAGTGGCATCCAGTATGGATGAATTTTCTGGGAGCAGTATGTATAATGGTAGATTGGCAGGATATGGTGACCAATATTCAAACGCTCCGGTTTTTGTCAATCTGGTTGATCCGTCATTTTCTGCCTTTTCAAATGAGTTTAGTCCATGTGATTTTGGTTTCAATTTGTTACCGAACAATGATAATAAGATGATTGGCATGATGAAGGAAAAAGTTGAGCATTTGACTCAGGACACAAGCTCAAATTGTGTGATGTCCAATCAAGTGCAGAAGTTGGATGATGCAGACTGGGAGGTTCTTGCACCTGGGGATCTGGCTGGCAAGGGACTTAGTGCTGCAAGTGTGGGTGTAAACTATGCTTCTTTAGGCGATGGGGGTTCATTTTCTAGATTGAGTAATGAGTTCTTCATGAAGCAAGAGAATGATGCAAAACTGAACCGGCTAATTGCTTCTGAGGTCATTGCATTCCAGCATGGCATTGATATAACCAGTATGAAGTCTCCTGCTGACACTTTTGGGGTGTCTTTTGGTCAAGGGCGAAAGCCATCTGAGTCAGGTTATTGGATGTCTAACTCAAGTGAGAACCATGAATTTTCCGTAGAAGATGAAAGAAATTTAATCCATGAATCTAAAAGGCCCAGGCTGGGTCTTGATGAGTATGATGGGACTGCATCTGGAAATCCCAGTTCAGTTTTTCATGATCAATATCTGGATCTACTGAACTCAGAGCCATCAGGTGTGCCAGTATCCAGTACAATTAAGCATCAATTTCTTCATGCAAATGTAACGAAAGAGAGTTGGCCCAGTTTAAGTGGCCAAGAGGTTCGCAGTGATTCTTCGGTTCAAACATGCAGcactgatgatgatgaagatgtaTGTATTTTGGAGGATATTAGTGGACCGGCACGGCCATATTTCTCTGCTTTTAATGGGAAGTCATTTTTTGTTCCAAAGAGTACTGTGATTTGTAATTCCTTTAATTCTGTTGGACTGGGACACAAGAAGGCAAATGGTGAGCGCTTTGTATTTCGAGCTGCGTTGGAG GATCTTTGTCAGCCGAAATCAGAAGATGCTCCACCTGAGGGCCTTTTGGCAGTTCCCCTTTTAAAACATCAG CGTATTGCTTTATCGTGGATGGTTAAGAAGGAGAATGATGCTGTACGCTGTTCTGGTGGTTTTCTTGCTGATGATCAG GGACTTGGGAAAACAGTTTCAACAATTGCACTTATACTAAAAGAGAGGTCTCCATCTTCTACAAAATCTAATGGGAAAGAAAGTGAGGCAGAGACATTAAAtttggatgatgatgatgatgatgatgatgatcctGGGTCTGATGGTGGGAAACCAAACGAAGGTGTTGAGTCTTGTCAAGTGAGTGGAAGTTTTTGTGGGCAAAAGATGGCTGCTGTTCATGCAAAACGTAGACCAGCTGCTGGAACCCTCATAGTATGTCCAACAAGTGTCCTTCGTCAGTGGTCCGAGGAACTCCAAAACAAGGTCAGCAGTAAAGCTAACGTATCTGTTCTGGTCTATCATGGAAGTAATCGAACAAGAGATCCTTATGAACTGGCCAACTATGATGTTGTGCTAACAACCTATTCAATAGTAAGCATGGAGGTGCCAAAACAACCCCTGGTGGATGAAGAAGAGGATGAGACAAAGTCACTGACAGAGCTGTCATCTAGTAAAAAAAGGAAGTATCCTCCAAGTGCTAGtaaaaaatcatctaaatcCAAGGACAATTTGAATGGTGAATCGCTGTGTAATCGTCCGCTTGCTGCTGTGGGCTGGTTTAGAGTTGTATTAGATGAGGCTCAGTGCATTAAGAATCATAGGACTCAAGTTGCTAGGGCTTGTTGGGGTCTGCGTGCTAAGCGTAGGTGGTGCTTGTCAGGAACACCTATGCAGAATGCAATTGATGATCTTTATAGTTACTTCAGATTTCTGAAGTATGACCCATATTGGATTTACAAAGAATTTTGCTCTGGAATAAAGGCCCCGATTAATGACAATCCATCAAATGGGTACAAAAAGTTGCAGGCTGTGCTCAGGACCATCATGCTACGTCGCACCAAAG GTACTATTCTTGATGGAGAACCAATCATCAACCTTCCACCCAAAACAATTAAACTGTGTAAAGTGGATTTCACGCAGCAGGAGCGAGATTTTTACTGCAGACTTGAGGCTGATTCACGTGCTCAGTTCGCA GAGTATGCAGCTGCTGGGACTGTAAAGCAGAATTATGTTAACATATTGTTGATGCTTTTGCGACTTCGACAAGCCTGTGACCATCCTCTTCTTGTTAAGGGATTCGCTTCTGGTTCAAACTCAATATCCTCTCTTGATATGGCCAAGAAATTACCACATGAGAAGCAAATTCATCTTCTGAATTGTTTTGAAACTTCCTTAGCAATTTGTGGTCTATGCAGC GATCCCCCTGAAGATGCTGTTATAACTAGCTGTGGACACGTTTTCTGCAATCAGTGCATATGTGAGCATCTAAGTGGTGATGACACCCTTTGCCCAACTGCAAAGTGCAAAGCTCATCTTAACAGATCTTCTGTATTTTCTGTAGCAACACTAAGATGTTCTCTATCTGATCGGACTACTTTGGAAAGCAATTCTAATTGCTCTTTTGATTGCGCGTATGATTCTTCAAAAATTAAGGCTGCTATTGAGGTCCTGCAGTCAGTGACTAAAAGACAGAATTTTTCACAAGTTAGTTCCTCAAGTTCTGTTGAGGAAGGAATTTCTAGTGTAGAGAATACGTCAAGTGTTCATTCAGGAGGATTGCATGGGAAAACATGTAGTAAAGAAGAAATAAAGGGCATGGCTGAATCTTCTTGTGGTTCAGTTACAGTAGTGGGGGAAAAAGCAATTGTGTTCTCCCAGTGGACGAGAATGCTTGATTTACTTGAAGGTTGTCTGAAGGATTGTTCCATTCAGTATAGGAGACTTGATGGAACAATGTCCGTTGTTGCCAGAGATAAAGCTGTGAAAGATTTTAATACTCTTCCTGAG GTCTCTGTAATGATTATGTCTTTGAAAGCTGCAAGTCTTGGACTGAACATGGTAGCAGCATGCCATGTTCTTCTTCTGGACCTTTGGTGGAATCCAACAACTGAGGATCAAGCGATTGACCGTGCTCATAGAATTGGGCAGACCCGTCCTGTTACAGTTTTCCGTTTGACTGTGAAAGATACAGTTGAAGACCGCATTTTGGCCCTTCAG caaaaaaagagagagatggTTGCCAATGCATTTGGAGAGGATGAGACTGGTGGCCAAGCGACTCGACTTACTCTGCAGGACTTGGAATACCTGTTTAGAGCGAAAGGCTGA